A genomic segment from Drosophila willistoni isolate 14030-0811.24 chromosome 2L unlocalized genomic scaffold, UCI_dwil_1.1 Seg72.1, whole genome shotgun sequence encodes:
- the LOC6637943 gene encoding centrosomin isoform X5: MRRTRSSAGSISPQQLHSSSSSNASFDVNRPPGGNQSPMILQGRSVRELEEQISALRKENFNLKLRIYFLEEGQPGGKANSPGGDNLSKQLIDSKVEIELLRKTVADKTELLKDAARAISRHEEIQKKSDMESQALIEQLQQHIRDHQQSSDTSASPMTCRRFKRMETEVQKMEAQLLEADKNYTESKQKIEQMEKTLQERQESLETCEAKIEELAVKNAKLLEQIDQTSESSNQANNNRELGAELADKICELQDAQEKLQERERIHEQACRTIQKLMQKLSSQEKEILKLQSVTKNDDKSSPDVGPTSLRRSLSDTETCSLDISHSLKERLENKIAKHEETIAKLQTEVKKKTANLQNLVNRELWEKNREVERLTQLVAAATQQPVPAAGVDTVQDSGSPAETSFTETEYNRALERNKLLQLKIDVLIKRLGESQETSVLVAKLQHELSSARADAESANKWRLECADVCGVLTNRLEELAGFLNSLLKHKDVLGVLAADRRHAIRKAVDRSLDLSKSLNMTLSITGVSLADQSLSQLCNLSEFLDTEGANVSNRTFNSHEEIHAASSNPNTIENLKAENKALKRELEKEKRRSTNDGGVRKERRSLPLPPQISIDNQSESEAWSEPDRKVSLARIGLEEHSAREPQQKQISESESDAPSCSARQERNKAYGERIAQLEEQIAQRDERILSIQCQLVELDNLYKQEQLRCMDLSQQLEQLRTINEGLTGDLRAIGDQEDQAMIELQRLVDLKTQQIDQLKLAQSTLTADAQVTEMELQAVQQQIAEMQQQHAQAAHEAQDQLSQCQMEAKQKLEQVRRQHQEALERDWVAMAIYQEQAQQLLELQRSLEYHQENEKELKQTLVENELASRSLKKQLDESTLQASKAVMERTKAYNDKMQLEKHLDELKTQLKTLKESQEQQQQQQQLQKKGRSQSSDVSQSGYTSEEVPLSLAPSVSAVVAQRLNNSSPDLGIESDAGRVSSAELSTTQRALLKTVEFKLEQQATQTTKDEQLSPESKKAIATDAAPTQTAHDCAKVDQENAELRRKLTRTKRAFEDTYEKLRLANKAKAQVEKDIKNQILKTHNVLRNVRSNMENEMI, encoded by the exons ATGAGGCGAACTCGCTCATCGGCGGGTTCTATATCACCCCAGCAGTTGCATTCATCAAGTTCATCTA ATGCCAGCTTCGATGTGAATCGACCACCAGGCGGCAATCAATCGCCCATGATCCTTCAGGGGCGCTCTGTGCGTGAGCTTGAGGAACAGATATCTGCTTTACGCAAGGAGAATTTCAATCTAAAGTTACGTATTTACTTTTTGGAAGAGGGTCAGCCGGGCGGCAAAGCGAATAGCCCAGGCGGGGATAATCTGTCAAAACAGTTGATAGACTCAAAAGTTGAGATTGAATTGCTCCGCAAGACTGTGGCGGATAAGACAGAATTGCTGAAAGATGCAGCCAGAGCTATATCGCGTCATGAGGAGATACAAAAGAAATCTGATATGGAGAGTCAGGCTTTGATTGAGCAACTGCAGCAACACATACGCGACCACCAACAATCATCGGACACCAGTGCATCCCCAATGACCTGTCGGAGATTTAAACGCATGGAGACGGAG GTACAAAAAATGGAGGCACAATTGTTGGAAGCTGACAAAAACTATACCGAGTCCAAGCAGAAAATCGAGCAAATGGAAAAGACATTGCAGGAGCGTCAGGAGTCGCTGGAAACGTGTGAAGCGAAGATTGAAGAATTGGCCGTAAAGAATGCCAAACTTCTAGAGCAAATCGACCAGACTTCCGAATCCAGCAATCAGGCAAAT AACAATCGTGAACTTGGCGCCGAGTTGGCCGACAAAATCTGTGAACTTCAAGATGCTCAAGAGAAATTGCAAGAACGTGAACGTATCCATGAGCAGGCCTGTCGCACCATACAGAAGCTAATGCAAAAGTTGAGTAGCCAGGAGAAGGAAATCCTTAAATTGCAGTCCGTTACAAAGAAT GACGACAAATCATCACCAGATGTGGGACCAACTTCATTGCGCAGATCTCTGAGCGATACTGAGACCTGTTCCTTGGACATCTCGCATAGTCTTAAAGAGCgtttggaaaataaaattgccAAACATGAGGAAACTATTGCAAAACTACAAACGGAGGTCAAAAAGAAAACGGCCAATTTACAAAATCTTGTCAATAGGGAGCTTTGGGAGAAGAATCGTGAAGTGGAGCGTCTTACACAATTGGTGGCAGCTGCGACTCAACAGCCAGTTCCTGCTGCTGGAGTTGATACAGTCCAAGATTCGGGCTCCCCAGCTGAGACATCATTCACAGAAACGGAGTACAATAGAGCTTTGGAGCGCAACAAATTGTTGCAATTGAAAATCGATGTGCTTATCAAGCGTTTGGGTGAAAGTCAAGAGACTAGTGTACTGGTGGCCAAATTGCAGCATGAATTAAGTTCGGCCCGTGCCGATGCGGAGAGTGCCAACAAATGGCGACTGGAATGTGCCGATGTCTGTGGTGTTCTAACAAATCGTCTTGAAGAATTGGCTGGATTTTTGAATTCCCTGCTTAAGCACAAGGACGTCTTGGGTGTCTTGGCTGCTGATCGTCGTCATGCCATACGCAAGGCTGTAGATCGTAGCCTGGATTTGTCCAAGAGCCTGAATATGACTCTATCCATTACTGGTGTTTCGCTTGCCGATCAAAGTCTTAGCCAATTGTGCAATCTATCGGAGTTTCTGGATACCGAGGGTGCTAATGTTAGCAATCGTACATTTAACTCACACGAGGAGATTCATGCGGCCAGTTCAAATCCCAACACCATTGAAAATCTAAAGGCCGAGAATAAGGCTCTTAAACGGGAGCTGGAGAAAGAGAAACGTCGCAGCACAAACGATGGAGGGGTGCGTAAGGAGCGACGATCTCTGCCCCTGCCGCCGCAAATATCAATCGACAATCAAAGTGAATCGGAGGCATGGTCGGAACCAGATCGTAAAGTTTCACTGGCTCGCATTGGTCTCGAGGAGCACTCTGCCAGAGAGCCGCAACAGAAACAAATAAGCGAATCCGAAAGTGATGCCCCCAGTTGTTCGGCCCGTCAGGAACGCAATAAGGCGTATGGCGAACGTATTGCCCAGTTGGAGGAGCAGATTGCCCAAAGAGATGAACGTATTTTGAGCATCCAATGTCAACTGGTTGAATTAGACAATCTATATAAGCAAGAACAGCTGCGTTGCATGGACCTCTCACAACAGCTGGAGCAGTTACGTACGATTAATGAAGGCTTGACTGGAGATTTGCGAGCCATTGGTGACCAAGAGGATCAGGCCATGATTGAACTGCAACGTCTTGTTGACCTCAAGACCCAGCAAATTGATCAGCTTAAATTGGCACAGAGCACTCTTACAGCCGACGCCCAGGTCACTGAAATGGAATTACAAGCCGTTCAACAGCAAATTGCTgaaatgcaacagcaacacgCACAAGCTGCCCATGAGGCTCAAGATCAGTTGTCACAATGCCAAATGGAGGCTAAGCAAAAACTCGAACAGGTGCGACGACAACATCAAGAGGCTCTGGAACGTGATTGGGTGGCAATGGCCATCTATCAGGAGCAAGCACAACAACTACTGGAACTACAACGTTCTCTCGAATATCACCAAGAGAATGAGAAAGAATTGAAACAAACTCTGGTCGAGAATGAACTGGCCAGTCGTTCCCTTAAGAAGCAATTGGATGAAAGCACACTGCAAGCTTCCAAGGCAGTTATGGAGCGAACCAAAGCCTACAATGACAAAATGCAATTGGAAAAGCATTTGGACGAGTTGAAAACACAATTAAAGACTCTTAAAGAGAGCCaagaacagcaacagcagcagcagcaactacagAAGAAAGGTCGTTCTCAGAGCAGCGATGTATCACAATCGGGTTACACATCCGAAGAGGTTCCCTTATCCTTGGCGCCCTCAGTGTCTGCTGTGGTGGCCCAGCGTCTGAATAACTCTTCACCCGATTTGGGAATAGAAAGTGATGCAGGACGTGTTTCCAGCGCTGAACTATCAACCACCCAGCGAGCTTTATTAAAAACTGTAGAGTTTAAACTTGAACAACAGGCCACTCAAACGACTAAAGATG AGCAACTATCACCGGAAAGCAAGAAGGCAATTGCAACAGATGCCGCACCAACTCAAACTGCTCATGACTGTGCCAAGGTAGATCAAGAAAATGCCGAATTGAGGCGCAAATTAACACGCACCAAGCGCGCATTTGAAGACACCTATGAAAAATTACGACTGGCTAACAAAGCAAAAGCACAAGTTGAAAAAGacattaaaaatcaaatactAAAAACCCACAATGTACTCCGTAATGTTCGCTCAAATATGGAGAATGAgatgatttga
- the LOC6637943 gene encoding centrosomin isoform X4: MRRTRSSAGSISPQQLHSSSSSSYDDASFDVNRPPGGNQSPMILQGRSVRELEEQISALRKENFNLKLRIYFLEEGQPGGKANSPGGDNLSKQLIDSKVEIELLRKTVADKTELLKDAARAISRHEEIQKKSDMESQALIEQLQQHIRDHQQSSDTSASPMTCRRFKRMETEVQKMEAQLLEADKNYTESKQKIEQMEKTLQERQESLETCEAKIEELAVKNAKLLEQIDQTSESSNQANNNRELGAELADKICELQDAQEKLQERERIHEQACRTIQKLMQKLSSQEKEILKLQSVTKNDDKSSPDVGPTSLRRSLSDTETCSLDISHSLKERLENKIAKHEETIAKLQTEVKKKTANLQNLVNRELWEKNREVERLTQLVAAATQQPVPAAGVDTVQDSGSPAETSFTETEYNRALERNKLLQLKIDVLIKRLGESQETSVLVAKLQHELSSARADAESANKWRLECADVCGVLTNRLEELAGFLNSLLKHKDVLGVLAADRRHAIRKAVDRSLDLSKSLNMTLSITGVSLADQSLSQLCNLSEFLDTEGANVSNRTFNSHEEIHAASSNPNTIENLKAENKALKRELEKEKRRSTNDGGVRKERRSLPLPPQISIDNQSESEAWSEPDRKVSLARIGLEEHSAREPQQKQISESESDAPSCSARQERNKAYGERIAQLEEQIAQRDERILSIQCQLVELDNLYKQEQLRCMDLSQQLEQLRTINEGLTGDLRAIGDQEDQAMIELQRLVDLKTQQIDQLKLAQSTLTADAQVTEMELQAVQQQIAEMQQQHAQAAHEAQDQLSQCQMEAKQKLEQVRRQHQEALERDWVAMAIYQEQAQQLLELQRSLEYHQENEKELKQTLVENELASRSLKKQLDESTLQASKAVMERTKAYNDKMQLEKHLDELKTQLKTLKESQEQQQQQQQLQKKGRSQSSDVSQSGYTSEEVPLSLAPSVSAVVAQRLNNSSPDLGIESDAGRVSSAELSTTQRALLKTVEFKLEQQATQTTKDEQLSPESKKAIATDAAPTQTAHDCAKVDQENAELRRKLTRTKRAFEDTYEKLRLANKAKAQVEKDIKNQILKTHNVLRNVRSNMENEMI, translated from the exons ATGAGGCGAACTCGCTCATCGGCGGGTTCTATATCACCCCAGCAGTTGCATTCATCAAGTTCATCTAGTTACGATG ATGCCAGCTTCGATGTGAATCGACCACCAGGCGGCAATCAATCGCCCATGATCCTTCAGGGGCGCTCTGTGCGTGAGCTTGAGGAACAGATATCTGCTTTACGCAAGGAGAATTTCAATCTAAAGTTACGTATTTACTTTTTGGAAGAGGGTCAGCCGGGCGGCAAAGCGAATAGCCCAGGCGGGGATAATCTGTCAAAACAGTTGATAGACTCAAAAGTTGAGATTGAATTGCTCCGCAAGACTGTGGCGGATAAGACAGAATTGCTGAAAGATGCAGCCAGAGCTATATCGCGTCATGAGGAGATACAAAAGAAATCTGATATGGAGAGTCAGGCTTTGATTGAGCAACTGCAGCAACACATACGCGACCACCAACAATCATCGGACACCAGTGCATCCCCAATGACCTGTCGGAGATTTAAACGCATGGAGACGGAG GTACAAAAAATGGAGGCACAATTGTTGGAAGCTGACAAAAACTATACCGAGTCCAAGCAGAAAATCGAGCAAATGGAAAAGACATTGCAGGAGCGTCAGGAGTCGCTGGAAACGTGTGAAGCGAAGATTGAAGAATTGGCCGTAAAGAATGCCAAACTTCTAGAGCAAATCGACCAGACTTCCGAATCCAGCAATCAGGCAAAT AACAATCGTGAACTTGGCGCCGAGTTGGCCGACAAAATCTGTGAACTTCAAGATGCTCAAGAGAAATTGCAAGAACGTGAACGTATCCATGAGCAGGCCTGTCGCACCATACAGAAGCTAATGCAAAAGTTGAGTAGCCAGGAGAAGGAAATCCTTAAATTGCAGTCCGTTACAAAGAAT GACGACAAATCATCACCAGATGTGGGACCAACTTCATTGCGCAGATCTCTGAGCGATACTGAGACCTGTTCCTTGGACATCTCGCATAGTCTTAAAGAGCgtttggaaaataaaattgccAAACATGAGGAAACTATTGCAAAACTACAAACGGAGGTCAAAAAGAAAACGGCCAATTTACAAAATCTTGTCAATAGGGAGCTTTGGGAGAAGAATCGTGAAGTGGAGCGTCTTACACAATTGGTGGCAGCTGCGACTCAACAGCCAGTTCCTGCTGCTGGAGTTGATACAGTCCAAGATTCGGGCTCCCCAGCTGAGACATCATTCACAGAAACGGAGTACAATAGAGCTTTGGAGCGCAACAAATTGTTGCAATTGAAAATCGATGTGCTTATCAAGCGTTTGGGTGAAAGTCAAGAGACTAGTGTACTGGTGGCCAAATTGCAGCATGAATTAAGTTCGGCCCGTGCCGATGCGGAGAGTGCCAACAAATGGCGACTGGAATGTGCCGATGTCTGTGGTGTTCTAACAAATCGTCTTGAAGAATTGGCTGGATTTTTGAATTCCCTGCTTAAGCACAAGGACGTCTTGGGTGTCTTGGCTGCTGATCGTCGTCATGCCATACGCAAGGCTGTAGATCGTAGCCTGGATTTGTCCAAGAGCCTGAATATGACTCTATCCATTACTGGTGTTTCGCTTGCCGATCAAAGTCTTAGCCAATTGTGCAATCTATCGGAGTTTCTGGATACCGAGGGTGCTAATGTTAGCAATCGTACATTTAACTCACACGAGGAGATTCATGCGGCCAGTTCAAATCCCAACACCATTGAAAATCTAAAGGCCGAGAATAAGGCTCTTAAACGGGAGCTGGAGAAAGAGAAACGTCGCAGCACAAACGATGGAGGGGTGCGTAAGGAGCGACGATCTCTGCCCCTGCCGCCGCAAATATCAATCGACAATCAAAGTGAATCGGAGGCATGGTCGGAACCAGATCGTAAAGTTTCACTGGCTCGCATTGGTCTCGAGGAGCACTCTGCCAGAGAGCCGCAACAGAAACAAATAAGCGAATCCGAAAGTGATGCCCCCAGTTGTTCGGCCCGTCAGGAACGCAATAAGGCGTATGGCGAACGTATTGCCCAGTTGGAGGAGCAGATTGCCCAAAGAGATGAACGTATTTTGAGCATCCAATGTCAACTGGTTGAATTAGACAATCTATATAAGCAAGAACAGCTGCGTTGCATGGACCTCTCACAACAGCTGGAGCAGTTACGTACGATTAATGAAGGCTTGACTGGAGATTTGCGAGCCATTGGTGACCAAGAGGATCAGGCCATGATTGAACTGCAACGTCTTGTTGACCTCAAGACCCAGCAAATTGATCAGCTTAAATTGGCACAGAGCACTCTTACAGCCGACGCCCAGGTCACTGAAATGGAATTACAAGCCGTTCAACAGCAAATTGCTgaaatgcaacagcaacacgCACAAGCTGCCCATGAGGCTCAAGATCAGTTGTCACAATGCCAAATGGAGGCTAAGCAAAAACTCGAACAGGTGCGACGACAACATCAAGAGGCTCTGGAACGTGATTGGGTGGCAATGGCCATCTATCAGGAGCAAGCACAACAACTACTGGAACTACAACGTTCTCTCGAATATCACCAAGAGAATGAGAAAGAATTGAAACAAACTCTGGTCGAGAATGAACTGGCCAGTCGTTCCCTTAAGAAGCAATTGGATGAAAGCACACTGCAAGCTTCCAAGGCAGTTATGGAGCGAACCAAAGCCTACAATGACAAAATGCAATTGGAAAAGCATTTGGACGAGTTGAAAACACAATTAAAGACTCTTAAAGAGAGCCaagaacagcaacagcagcagcagcaactacagAAGAAAGGTCGTTCTCAGAGCAGCGATGTATCACAATCGGGTTACACATCCGAAGAGGTTCCCTTATCCTTGGCGCCCTCAGTGTCTGCTGTGGTGGCCCAGCGTCTGAATAACTCTTCACCCGATTTGGGAATAGAAAGTGATGCAGGACGTGTTTCCAGCGCTGAACTATCAACCACCCAGCGAGCTTTATTAAAAACTGTAGAGTTTAAACTTGAACAACAGGCCACTCAAACGACTAAAGATG AGCAACTATCACCGGAAAGCAAGAAGGCAATTGCAACAGATGCCGCACCAACTCAAACTGCTCATGACTGTGCCAAGGTAGATCAAGAAAATGCCGAATTGAGGCGCAAATTAACACGCACCAAGCGCGCATTTGAAGACACCTATGAAAAATTACGACTGGCTAACAAAGCAAAAGCACAAGTTGAAAAAGacattaaaaatcaaatactAAAAACCCACAATGTACTCCGTAATGTTCGCTCAAATATGGAGAATGAgatgatttga
- the LOC6637943 gene encoding centrosomin isoform X6 produces the protein MDESKQPLREYCGGNDVNATCASSLKEITLIETVTNFLEENGAAEIERKVLRKLAEALSKSIDGTCPSVIQDVTMENSYASFDVNRPPGGNQSPMILQGRSVRELEEQISALRKENFNLKLRIYFLEEGQPGGKANSPGGDNLSKQLIDSKVEIELLRKTVADKTELLKDAARAISRHEEIQKKSDMESQALIEQLQQHIRDHQQSSDTSASPMTCRRFKRMETEVQKMEAQLLEADKNYTESKQKIEQMEKTLQERQESLETCEAKIEELAVKNAKLLEQIDQTSESSNQANQTIRSQKSELSSCLNENHRLVNALANVENELVYQHKSTTDANQTIDAQRQAIQLMENTIEQKDMAYNRLLGRLIECEGLISKLNGEIDLMRHENHMIRELSVNDLHQKETFRLQQRELARQQMDGGVGNNGYCSVERSASNSSMRSNFSSISILYGSHNPSEKSLPPMPMPLPPPQQSQQPTNFYVPQLQVPMNPMQMQLQAQNQNRPQVIQTAAEYRLDQLKLTPLSTARESSNDGNDVIEYPALSNACGQSDQQLLSADNQWISSIPFTLGHFAIRLTFLVLKLHNILLCDGPPIHIKYHRRSCRRISRNIADLHMNDVLCPNCCQCSVSSLTTSSTKSSSSSSSSSASM, from the exons ATGGATGAATCTAAGCAACCACTTAGAGAATATTGTGGTGGCAACGATGTCAATGCCACCTGTGCCTCGTCCTTGAAGGAAATAACGCTAATTGAGACAGTTACCAATTTTCTGGAGGAGAACGGGGCTGCCGAAATAGAACGCAAGGTTTTGAGGAAACTAGCCGAAGCCTTATCTAAGAGCATTGACGG cACATGTCCCAGTGTTATTCAAGATGTGACCATGGAAAATTCAT ATGCCAGCTTCGATGTGAATCGACCACCAGGCGGCAATCAATCGCCCATGATCCTTCAGGGGCGCTCTGTGCGTGAGCTTGAGGAACAGATATCTGCTTTACGCAAGGAGAATTTCAATCTAAAGTTACGTATTTACTTTTTGGAAGAGGGTCAGCCGGGCGGCAAAGCGAATAGCCCAGGCGGGGATAATCTGTCAAAACAGTTGATAGACTCAAAAGTTGAGATTGAATTGCTCCGCAAGACTGTGGCGGATAAGACAGAATTGCTGAAAGATGCAGCCAGAGCTATATCGCGTCATGAGGAGATACAAAAGAAATCTGATATGGAGAGTCAGGCTTTGATTGAGCAACTGCAGCAACACATACGCGACCACCAACAATCATCGGACACCAGTGCATCCCCAATGACCTGTCGGAGATTTAAACGCATGGAGACGGAG GTACAAAAAATGGAGGCACAATTGTTGGAAGCTGACAAAAACTATACCGAGTCCAAGCAGAAAATCGAGCAAATGGAAAAGACATTGCAGGAGCGTCAGGAGTCGCTGGAAACGTGTGAAGCGAAGATTGAAGAATTGGCCGTAAAGAATGCCAAACTTCTAGAGCAAATCGACCAGACTTCCGAATCCAGCAATCAGGCAAAT CAAACCATACGATCACAAAAGAGCGAATTGAGTTCTTGTTTAAATGAGAATCATCGCTTAGTGAATGCTTTGGCCAATGTTGAGAATGAGCTGGTATATCAGCATAAATCCACGACTGATGCCAACCAAACGATCGATGCTCAAAGGCAGGCCATTCAGTTAATGGAA AATACCATTGAGCAAAAGGATATGGCGTATAATCGTCTGCTTGGACGACTCATTGAGTGCGAGGGATTGATTAGCAAATTAAATGGTGAAATTGATCTAATGCGTCACGAAAATCATATGATTCGTGAGCTAAGTGTAAACGATTTGcatcaaaaagaaacattCAGGCTACAGCAGCGAGAACTGGCTAGACAACAAATGGATGGAGGGGTTGGGAATAATGGTTATTGCTCCGTTGAACGTAGTGCCAGCAATTCTTCGATGCGTTCCAATTTCTCATCGATCAGTATACTATATGGCAGTCATAATCCATCGGAGAAATCGCTACCACCGATGCCGATGCCGTTGCCGCCACCCCAACAATCACAACAGCCGACAAATTTTTATGTGCCGCAACTGCAAGTGCCGATGAATCCAATGCAAATGCAGTTGCAGGCACAGAACCAGAATCGGCCACAGGTGATCCAAACAGCTGCTGAATATCGTTTAGATCAACTTAAACTTACGCCATTGTCCACAGCGCGGGAGTCATCCAATGACGGGAACGATGTCATTGAATACCCAGCATTATCAAATGCCTGTGGCCAATCCGATCAACAATTACTCAGCGCCGACAATCAATGGATTTCGTCAATTCCTTTTACGTTGGGGCACTTCGCAATTAGATTGACGTTTCTTGTTCTAAAGTTGCACAATATATTGCTGTGTGATGGGCCTCCAATTCATATAAAATACCATCGTAGGAGTTGTAGACGTATCAGCAGGAACATTGCCGACCTCCATATGAACGACGTGTTATGTCCAAACTGTTGCCAATGTAGCGTATCAAGTTTGACCACCAGCAGTacaaaatcatcatcatcatcatcatcatcatcggccTCCATGTGA